In one window of Octopus bimaculoides isolate UCB-OBI-ISO-001 chromosome 20, ASM119413v2, whole genome shotgun sequence DNA:
- the LOC106878369 gene encoding adenine phosphoribosyltransferase isoform X1 — protein sequence MIILFHFSPFTVVRSTVNSLDNIAEMKTEEDERVVKIKEVLKYFPDFPKKGINFCDVLPVLQNPPVFKGLISKMVEVIKEHAPDVELIVGLEARGFLFGPLIATELNVGFVPIRKKGKLPGPTYSVNFKLEYGEDSFEVQSTAVRSGQKIVIVDDLLATGGTLKAAVELMTKEKAIVQLCLVVVELKEFIGKRSDLKVPVNSLVQV from the exons ATgattattttgtttcacttttctcCGTTCACAGTTGTACGAAGTACCGTTAATAGCTTAG ATAATATTGCAGAAATGAAAACTGAAGAAGATGAAAGGGTCGTCAAAATCAAAGAAGTGTTGAAATATTTCCCAGATTTTCCCAAGAAAGGGATTAACTTTTG TGATGTTTTACCAGTTTTACAAAACCCTCCAGTCTTCAAGGGCCTCATTTCCAAAATGGTTGAAGTAATAAAAGAACATGCTCCAGACGTTGAACTAATTGTTGGACTCGAAGCTAGGGGATTCCTTTTCGGGCCTCTTATTGCTACCGAATTAAATGTAGGTTTTGTTCCTATTCGCAAGAAGGGAAAATTGCCAGGACCAACATATTCAGTAAATTTCAAACTTGAATATGGCGAG GATTCTTTTGAAGTACAATCAACAGCTGTGAGGAGCGGTCAGAAAATTGTTATTGTGGATGACCTGTTAGCTACTggag GAACTTTAAAGGCTGCTGTTGAGCTGATGACAAAGGAAAAAGCAATCGTGCAGCTGTGTCTGGTTGTGGTAGAGTTAAAGGAATTTATTGGCAAACGATCGGACTTAAAAGTGCCTGTAAATTCCCTCGTACAAGTTTAA
- the LOC106878369 gene encoding adenine phosphoribosyltransferase isoform X2: MKTEEDERVVKIKEVLKYFPDFPKKGINFCDVLPVLQNPPVFKGLISKMVEVIKEHAPDVELIVGLEARGFLFGPLIATELNVGFVPIRKKGKLPGPTYSVNFKLEYGEDSFEVQSTAVRSGQKIVIVDDLLATGGTLKAAVELMTKEKAIVQLCLVVVELKEFIGKRSDLKVPVNSLVQV; the protein is encoded by the exons ATGAAAACTGAAGAAGATGAAAGGGTCGTCAAAATCAAAGAAGTGTTGAAATATTTCCCAGATTTTCCCAAGAAAGGGATTAACTTTTG TGATGTTTTACCAGTTTTACAAAACCCTCCAGTCTTCAAGGGCCTCATTTCCAAAATGGTTGAAGTAATAAAAGAACATGCTCCAGACGTTGAACTAATTGTTGGACTCGAAGCTAGGGGATTCCTTTTCGGGCCTCTTATTGCTACCGAATTAAATGTAGGTTTTGTTCCTATTCGCAAGAAGGGAAAATTGCCAGGACCAACATATTCAGTAAATTTCAAACTTGAATATGGCGAG GATTCTTTTGAAGTACAATCAACAGCTGTGAGGAGCGGTCAGAAAATTGTTATTGTGGATGACCTGTTAGCTACTggag GAACTTTAAAGGCTGCTGTTGAGCTGATGACAAAGGAAAAAGCAATCGTGCAGCTGTGTCTGGTTGTGGTAGAGTTAAAGGAATTTATTGGCAAACGATCGGACTTAAAAGTGCCTGTAAATTCCCTCGTACAAGTTTAA